The following proteins come from a genomic window of Terribacillus aidingensis:
- the menH gene encoding 2-succinyl-6-hydroxy-2,4-cyclohexadiene-1-carboxylate synthase: protein MPKFHYIESGSDSASDTLLLFHGFTGTHQTWLPFLESWSEKHHVIAVDMPGHGKTAIQDDLTMDRFTDDVADFLVQQEIADVKLLGYSMGGRAALAFACHYPDRVSELLLESASPGLRTEEERLARQKQDERLASRLETDGLEQFVNFWENIPLFDTQKNLPEFIQQIIREERLSQQATGLASSLRTMGTGKQDSYWDKLSYLDKPVVLVAGSMDHKFVGINQEMEKRLSAAELHIVASAGHCIHVEQPRIFDKIVRRYLLHNEADILEES, encoded by the coding sequence ATGCCTAAGTTTCACTATATCGAAAGCGGCAGTGATTCAGCATCAGATACACTCCTGCTGTTTCATGGATTTACTGGCACGCATCAAACGTGGCTGCCTTTCCTGGAATCATGGAGTGAGAAACATCATGTGATCGCTGTGGATATGCCAGGCCATGGTAAGACTGCCATTCAGGATGACCTGACAATGGACCGGTTTACGGATGATGTTGCTGATTTTCTTGTCCAACAAGAAATTGCGGATGTAAAGCTGCTCGGGTATTCTATGGGAGGCAGGGCAGCACTTGCCTTTGCCTGCCATTATCCTGACAGAGTAAGTGAACTACTGTTGGAAAGTGCATCCCCCGGACTGCGAACAGAAGAAGAAAGGCTGGCCAGGCAAAAACAGGACGAACGGCTGGCCAGTCGGCTTGAAACGGATGGTTTAGAGCAGTTTGTAAACTTTTGGGAGAACATCCCGCTTTTTGATACACAAAAAAACTTGCCTGAGTTTATCCAGCAGATCATCAGGGAAGAACGCTTATCGCAGCAAGCAACCGGTTTGGCAAGTTCATTACGGACTATGGGAACGGGCAAACAAGACTCCTATTGGGACAAGCTGTCCTATTTGGATAAACCAGTCGTTTTAGTTGCTGGATCAATGGATCATAAATTCGTCGGTATCAATCAGGAGATGGAAAAACGGCTGTCTGCAGCAGAATTACACATCGTAGCATCGGCCGGTCATTGCATCCATGTTGAACAACCGCGAATCTTTGATAAAATAGTAAGAAGATACTTGCTTCATAATGAAGCGGATATATTGGAGGAATCATAA
- the menB gene encoding 1,4-dihydroxy-2-naphthoyl-CoA synthase: protein MAITWEATRTYEDILYEEYNQIAKISINRPEVRNAFRPQTVNELIDAFTYARDDSNIGVIVLAGVGDKAFCSGGDQKVRGHGGYVGEDQIPRLNVLDLQRLIRVIPKPVVAEVSGYAIGGGHVLHVVCDLTIAADNAIFGQTGPRVGSFDAGYGAGLLARNIGQKKAREIWFLCRQYNAQEALDMGLVNTVVPLDQLEAETVKWCEEMLSMSPTALRFLKASLNADTDGLAGLQQMGGDATLLYYTTDEAKEGRDAFKEKRTPDFKKFPRFP from the coding sequence ATGGCAATTACATGGGAAGCTACCCGTACGTACGAAGATATTTTGTACGAAGAATACAATCAAATAGCAAAAATTTCAATCAACCGTCCGGAAGTTCGCAATGCGTTCCGTCCGCAAACGGTAAATGAACTGATTGATGCGTTTACATACGCACGTGACGACTCTAACATCGGCGTTATCGTACTTGCTGGTGTCGGTGATAAAGCATTCTGTTCCGGTGGTGACCAAAAGGTACGCGGTCATGGCGGCTATGTAGGAGAAGATCAAATTCCTCGCTTGAATGTACTGGATTTGCAGCGTTTGATTCGTGTTATTCCGAAACCAGTCGTTGCTGAAGTATCTGGTTATGCAATTGGCGGCGGACATGTGCTTCATGTTGTCTGTGACTTGACGATTGCTGCTGATAACGCAATCTTTGGCCAAACAGGTCCTCGTGTCGGAAGCTTTGACGCTGGTTATGGCGCTGGTCTTCTTGCACGTAACATCGGCCAGAAGAAAGCTCGCGAAATCTGGTTCCTATGCCGTCAGTACAATGCACAAGAAGCATTGGATATGGGCTTGGTCAACACAGTTGTTCCATTGGATCAGCTTGAAGCAGAAACAGTTAAATGGTGTGAAGAGATGCTTTCCATGTCTCCGACAGCATTGCGTTTCTTGAAAGCTTCTCTTAATGCGGATACAGATGGACTTGCTGGTTTGCAGCAAATGGGCGGAGATGCGACATTGCTTTACTATACAACGGATGAAGCGAAGGAAGGCCGCGATGCGTTCAAGGAAAAACGCACGCCTGACTTCAAGAAATTCCCGCGTTTCCCTTAA
- a CDS encoding o-succinylbenzoate--CoA ligase, which produces MTEIIPHWLQKQADLSPGRLALETPEGTTITFGDLHKAVDIRARKLTSLGVKQGSRVAVLSHNSVEMVMLVHAMSYIGATLILLNTRLTTAEWSFQLQDSEAELLLTEARFEKQAKDTGVPSVTIEMLHNQPEKEYTCCTELQLDDVFTIIYTSGTTGNPKGVEHTYGNHWWSAIGSALNLGLSQEDKWLSPLPMFHVGGLSTIFKSAIYGMPLYVTESFDEKVVQTAIMERGVTIVSVVTVMLQRLLRLQEEDGVTYPEKFRCMLLGGGPAPLHLLEESKTRDIPVFQSYGMTETASQIVTLSPEDSIRKLGSAGKALVPAQLRIMTESGFAKPEEPGEIQVKGPMITKGYYRNPDATDGAFREGWLATGDIGYTDKEGYLYVLDRRKDLIISGGENIYPAEVEGVLTSHPGIKEAAVIGKADTNWGSVPVAFLVKSAEVSADELQAYCQEKLARYKIPKYWHFVDELPRNASNKLMRYKLQHLVDEGSA; this is translated from the coding sequence ATGACGGAAATCATCCCGCATTGGCTGCAGAAGCAGGCTGATCTTAGTCCAGGGCGTTTAGCTTTGGAGACGCCCGAGGGAACGACAATAACATTCGGTGATTTGCATAAAGCAGTCGATATCCGGGCTCGGAAGCTCACTTCGCTAGGTGTAAAGCAAGGATCCCGGGTCGCTGTGCTGTCCCATAACAGTGTGGAGATGGTGATGCTTGTCCATGCTATGAGCTATATCGGGGCAACATTGATCCTGCTTAATACGAGATTGACAACTGCTGAATGGTCATTCCAGCTGCAGGATAGTGAAGCTGAATTATTGCTCACTGAGGCAAGATTTGAAAAGCAGGCAAAAGATACTGGTGTTCCTTCAGTGACAATCGAAATGCTGCACAACCAGCCTGAAAAGGAGTATACATGCTGCACAGAGCTGCAATTAGATGATGTGTTCACTATCATCTATACTTCCGGCACAACAGGCAATCCGAAAGGCGTCGAGCATACTTATGGCAACCACTGGTGGAGTGCTATAGGGTCTGCCTTGAATCTCGGTCTTTCACAGGAGGATAAATGGCTGTCTCCTCTGCCGATGTTCCATGTAGGTGGATTATCGACCATTTTCAAAAGCGCCATTTACGGGATGCCATTATACGTGACCGAGAGCTTCGATGAAAAAGTCGTACAAACAGCGATCATGGAGCGGGGAGTGACCATCGTTTCTGTTGTGACGGTCATGCTTCAGCGCCTGCTGCGGCTGCAGGAGGAAGACGGCGTCACATATCCCGAGAAATTCCGCTGCATGCTTTTGGGCGGAGGACCTGCTCCGCTCCATTTGCTTGAGGAATCAAAAACGCGTGATATCCCTGTATTCCAATCGTATGGGATGACCGAAACTGCGTCACAAATCGTGACGTTAAGCCCTGAGGATAGTATTCGTAAGTTAGGATCTGCCGGAAAAGCACTAGTTCCTGCCCAGCTGCGCATCATGACCGAGTCCGGGTTTGCCAAGCCGGAAGAGCCCGGGGAAATCCAAGTGAAAGGTCCTATGATTACAAAAGGATATTATCGGAATCCAGACGCAACAGATGGAGCTTTCCGGGAAGGCTGGCTTGCGACAGGAGATATTGGCTACACAGATAAAGAGGGATACTTGTATGTGCTTGACCGGCGGAAAGACCTGATTATTTCCGGTGGTGAAAATATCTATCCTGCAGAAGTGGAAGGTGTTTTGACAAGTCACCCTGGCATAAAAGAGGCAGCTGTCATCGGGAAAGCTGATACGAATTGGGGATCTGTACCAGTAGCATTCCTTGTAAAAAGTGCAGAAGTGAGCGCCGATGAATTACAGGCGTATTGCCAGGAAAAACTGGCCCGCTATAAAATTCCAAAGTACTGGCACTTTGTGGATGAGCTTCCGCGTAACGCCAGTAATAAACTGATGCGCTATAAGCTGCAGCACCTGGTAGATGAGGGGAGTGCGTGA